A single region of the Oleispira antarctica RB-8 genome encodes:
- a CDS encoding putative NADH:flavin oxidoreductase/NADH oxidase, with translation MTSAVFSPFTLPCGAQLPNRLAKAAMEENMSDEGQVPGPNMLRLYQRWAEGGTGLLITGNVMVDGRAMTGPGGIVLEKNSALAPFEAWAKSAKKNNTQAWMQINHPGRQVYAAMGGDVLSPSTVPLDLGKHSHLFGKPRAMTHKDIEHLIQRFVDTALKAEQAGFDGIQIHGAHGYLISQFLSPLTNKRKDEFGGSIENRMRLLISIIEAVRAQVAPTFAVAVKLNSADFQRGGFDADDAKIVILAMNKLDVDLVELSGGSYESPAMQGTTADGRTLQREAYFLDFAKEIAQIATMPIMTTGGVRRLAVAEDVLANGIDVVGMGTALAMNPSLPNDWKKNNQLSAHDPVVRWKDKTLSSIATMAVIKRQLQRMGEGKQPKLNASPIFSLINDRIRLKKLTKRYQAYLAR, from the coding sequence ATGACATCAGCAGTTTTCTCGCCTTTTACATTGCCTTGTGGTGCCCAGCTGCCAAATCGTTTAGCCAAAGCTGCGATGGAAGAAAACATGTCAGATGAAGGGCAAGTTCCGGGCCCTAATATGTTGCGTCTCTACCAACGCTGGGCTGAAGGGGGTACCGGATTATTAATTACGGGTAACGTAATGGTCGATGGCCGTGCGATGACAGGCCCTGGTGGTATTGTCTTAGAAAAAAACAGCGCGCTGGCCCCTTTTGAAGCATGGGCTAAGTCCGCTAAAAAGAATAATACTCAAGCTTGGATGCAAATTAATCACCCTGGCCGTCAGGTATATGCTGCGATGGGAGGCGATGTGCTATCTCCCTCTACTGTTCCACTCGACCTCGGTAAGCACTCTCATTTGTTTGGCAAACCCAGAGCGATGACTCACAAAGATATTGAACACTTAATTCAACGCTTTGTGGATACGGCTTTAAAGGCAGAGCAAGCAGGCTTTGATGGTATTCAAATTCACGGTGCTCACGGTTATTTGATTTCTCAGTTTTTGTCGCCGTTAACAAATAAACGTAAAGATGAATTTGGTGGTTCAATTGAGAACCGTATGCGCTTATTGATTTCAATTATTGAAGCCGTTCGCGCTCAAGTCGCCCCGACCTTTGCGGTTGCCGTAAAATTAAATTCAGCCGATTTCCAGCGCGGTGGCTTTGATGCTGACGATGCGAAAATTGTTATTTTAGCGATGAATAAACTCGACGTTGATTTAGTCGAGCTGTCTGGGGGAAGCTATGAAAGCCCAGCCATGCAAGGCACAACTGCCGATGGTCGAACCTTGCAGCGTGAAGCGTACTTTTTAGATTTCGCTAAAGAGATCGCTCAAATAGCCACCATGCCCATTATGACAACGGGCGGTGTAAGACGTTTAGCCGTCGCGGAAGACGTATTAGCTAATGGCATCGATGTGGTTGGAATGGGTACGGCTTTGGCCATGAATCCTTCTTTGCCAAACGATTGGAAAAAGAACAATCAACTAAGTGCTCATGACCCAGTGGTACGATGGAAAGATAAAACATTAAGCTCTATCGCTACCATGGCCGTCATTAAACGACAGTTGCAGAGAATGGGAGAAGGGAAGCAACCTAAATTAAACGCTTCACCGATATTCTCGTTGATTAATGATCGCATTCGATTAAAGAAATTAACGAAGCGTTATCAAGCTTATTTAGCGAGATAA
- a CDS encoding DEAD/DEAH box helicase domain protein, producing the protein MSFSKLGLSTPIVKAVADLGYTKPTPIQKESIPAVLSGKNILGTSQTGTGKTASFVLPMLEKLSKNKTQRGKRIRALILTPTRELAVQIEESVAQYSKYLDLSSMALYGGVDVEPQKERLIEGVEILVATPGRLLDLVHQRAVYFDEVEMLVLDEADRMLDMGFIDDITKIIERLPFDRQNLLFSATINEDVRKLADSFSGDGFSGVGFENKEFYDDLEDIVISPSSTTAETISQWLVAIDKDTKSALLSHLILEEKWDQALIFIEKKHGAAKLVSQLEKRGIKADCIHGDRSQAMREKTLAAFKSGELKYLVATGIAARGIDIGSLTRVVNYDLPFKPEEYIHRVGRTGRAGAAGEAISFVAAGDFKNLCAIESRLGHLIGRKEIEGFVVRKEVPVSILNYIPKHLRAGHVGHDNSNPYYGKGTTTKKTEGAGKAAKGRKADAKKEESRQAGKSKKTNAWDRK; encoded by the coding sequence ATGTCATTTTCCAAACTTGGATTAAGCACCCCTATTGTTAAGGCGGTCGCTGACTTGGGTTATACCAAGCCGACGCCTATTCAGAAGGAATCAATTCCGGCTGTATTGTCAGGCAAAAACATCCTGGGTACGTCTCAAACGGGTACCGGTAAAACTGCCAGCTTCGTATTGCCGATGTTAGAGAAGCTTTCAAAGAACAAAACCCAACGTGGCAAGCGCATTCGTGCCCTTATCCTTACGCCAACGCGCGAGCTAGCGGTTCAGATTGAAGAGAGTGTTGCTCAATACAGCAAGTATCTTGATCTTAGCTCTATGGCCCTTTATGGTGGTGTTGATGTTGAACCACAAAAAGAACGCCTAATCGAAGGCGTTGAAATTTTAGTAGCAACCCCTGGTCGTTTATTAGATTTGGTACACCAGCGCGCTGTCTACTTTGATGAAGTGGAGATGTTGGTATTAGATGAAGCCGACCGTATGTTGGATATGGGCTTTATTGACGACATTACTAAAATTATTGAACGCCTACCGTTCGATCGTCAAAACCTATTATTTTCAGCCACGATTAACGAAGACGTACGTAAGTTAGCCGACAGCTTTTCAGGTGATGGTTTTTCCGGTGTAGGCTTTGAAAACAAAGAATTCTATGACGATTTAGAAGACATTGTTATTTCTCCTTCATCGACTACCGCCGAAACGATTAGTCAGTGGTTAGTGGCTATCGATAAGGACACCAAGTCAGCGCTGCTTAGCCATTTGATTCTTGAAGAAAAATGGGATCAAGCACTGATCTTCATCGAGAAAAAACACGGCGCTGCGAAACTGGTTAGCCAGCTAGAAAAGCGTGGCATTAAAGCCGATTGTATCCATGGTGATAGAAGCCAAGCGATGCGTGAAAAAACCTTGGCGGCGTTTAAATCCGGCGAGCTGAAATATTTAGTCGCTACGGGTATTGCTGCACGTGGTATTGATATCGGTTCATTAACCCGCGTAGTGAATTATGATCTACCGTTTAAGCCAGAAGAATACATTCACCGTGTAGGTCGTACAGGCCGTGCAGGCGCTGCAGGTGAAGCGATTTCGTTTGTTGCCGCGGGAGACTTTAAGAACCTGTGCGCGATCGAAAGCCGTTTAGGTCATCTTATTGGCCGTAAAGAAATTGAAGGCTTTGTTGTTCGCAAAGAAGTGCCAGTCTCTATTTTAAACTACATACCTAAGCATTTGAGAGCTGGACATGTTGGGCATGATAATAGTAATCCTTATTATGGTAAGGGCACGAC
- a CDS encoding Transcriptional regulator, TetR family — translation MKSALQLYSQEGAQGMSMNKVAKGAGIAQPSFYNHFDSLDALQSELCEQLKENYLSPMRLAWVNMLKDYDVLNKEEFDQQCQQGLIMIFDSAFQNIALFQHLIEDRPRFSPKKENKGLGNLITEIQQEWTEIFIQGLQLSGRFFERSDVNLCVDIAASQVHELILGCHQQRYSRQQAISILSHNFDALFVSLFARKNNKK, via the coding sequence TTGAAAAGTGCGTTGCAGCTTTATAGCCAAGAAGGTGCTCAAGGCATGAGCATGAATAAGGTCGCTAAAGGAGCTGGTATCGCACAACCCAGCTTTTATAATCATTTCGACAGTTTAGATGCGCTGCAAAGTGAATTGTGCGAACAGCTTAAAGAAAATTATTTATCCCCAATGCGTCTGGCTTGGGTAAACATGCTGAAAGATTATGATGTGTTGAATAAAGAAGAATTTGATCAGCAATGTCAGCAGGGCCTAATCATGATCTTTGATTCCGCATTTCAGAATATTGCGTTATTTCAACACTTGATTGAAGATCGTCCGCGTTTTAGCCCAAAAAAAGAAAATAAGGGTCTAGGAAACTTGATTACTGAAATACAGCAAGAGTGGACTGAAATATTTATTCAGGGCTTGCAGTTATCTGGACGGTTTTTTGAGCGCAGTGACGTAAATCTGTGTGTCGACATCGCGGCCTCTCAAGTGCATGAATTAATCTTAGGCTGTCACCAACAGCGCTATTCACGACAGCAAGCTATTTCAATTTTAAGTCATAATTTTGATGCACTTTTTGTCAGTTTGTTTGCACGAAAGAATAATAAAAAATAA
- a CDS encoding Oxidoreductase, molybdopterin-binding — protein MANEQTHFRTCTLCEAMCGIEVKHDGENILSIKGDKNDPFSQGYICPKATALQDLHEDPDRLRQPIERTADGWKEISWPEALDKVAAGIQSVQKLYGQNALGIYLGNPNVHNMGSMLTVKHLLTSLKTRSRFSATSIDQLPHHVVCMHLFGHMLRIPVPDVNRTQYMLIIGGNPLASNGSIMTAPNMRQKLKDLKARDGKVVVIDPRRTETAEIASEHHFIRPATDVLLLLAMLNEIYAQGFAKTTAENKAAALAPEIERIATFAKDYSAESVASITGITAVEIKRLVKEFCEAESAVCYGRMGVSVQEFGLLSQYLIMVINIVTGRLDEVGGLMFPNPAVDLVNNSGPGYLGKRHSRVSKLPDFNGDYPVVAMADEMLVEGEGQLKGFINVAGNPVLSTPNGEKLDKALSQLDFMVSLDYFVTETSRHANIILPPVSPLERDHYDVTFNGFAVHNVAKYSPALFAKKANEKHDWEINLELAKRLDKNAPFATKVERWLTKIFGPKFLLDQGLKRGPYEGINLKKLNKNPHGIDLGPLQSMLPKALKHKDKQIHLNVDFYQADLDRVKDMMQQYDDSQILLIGRRHVRSNNSWLHNSHRLVKGKSRCTLMLHPETAKQQGIEDGQNVKVSSRVGSVIIAAEVTDELMPGVVSIPHGWGHGRKGVKQKIAQAHAGVSVNDLTDDTLIDQLSGNAAVNGVPVSLEAVPLEVHKLETAESQA, from the coding sequence ATGGCTAATGAACAAACACACTTCCGAACCTGTACGTTATGCGAAGCAATGTGCGGTATCGAAGTAAAGCACGATGGTGAAAATATTTTGTCGATTAAAGGGGATAAAAACGATCCTTTTTCGCAAGGTTATATTTGCCCAAAAGCGACGGCTTTACAAGATTTACACGAAGACCCAGATCGCTTGCGTCAACCGATCGAAAGAACCGCTGACGGCTGGAAAGAAATTAGCTGGCCAGAAGCCCTCGATAAAGTCGCGGCGGGTATTCAATCAGTACAGAAACTGTATGGTCAAAATGCCCTCGGTATTTATTTAGGTAATCCGAATGTGCATAACATGGGGAGCATGTTAACGGTAAAGCACCTATTAACCAGTCTAAAAACACGCAGTCGTTTCTCGGCCACCTCAATCGACCAGCTTCCGCATCATGTTGTTTGCATGCATTTATTTGGTCACATGCTGCGCATTCCTGTGCCAGATGTTAACCGTACTCAGTACATGTTGATCATTGGTGGTAATCCGTTAGCCTCTAACGGCAGCATCATGACCGCGCCGAATATGCGTCAGAAGCTAAAAGATTTAAAAGCACGTGATGGCAAGGTTGTGGTCATTGATCCAAGACGCACCGAAACCGCAGAAATTGCCAGCGAGCATCACTTCATTCGTCCAGCAACCGATGTTTTATTATTGCTTGCCATGCTGAATGAAATTTATGCACAAGGCTTTGCTAAGACCACAGCAGAAAATAAAGCCGCGGCTTTAGCCCCTGAAATTGAGCGCATCGCGACTTTCGCCAAAGATTACAGCGCCGAGTCAGTCGCGAGTATTACAGGTATTACAGCGGTTGAAATTAAACGTTTAGTAAAAGAATTTTGTGAAGCTGAAAGCGCCGTCTGTTATGGCCGCATGGGCGTATCGGTGCAAGAGTTTGGTTTATTAAGCCAGTATCTCATTATGGTGATCAATATTGTCACTGGCCGTTTGGATGAAGTAGGCGGCTTAATGTTTCCAAATCCGGCGGTGGACCTTGTGAATAATTCGGGCCCAGGTTATTTGGGTAAACGCCATAGCCGAGTCAGTAAATTACCAGATTTTAATGGTGATTATCCGGTTGTTGCCATGGCCGATGAAATGCTGGTGGAAGGTGAAGGCCAGTTAAAAGGCTTTATCAACGTCGCGGGTAATCCTGTATTGAGCACGCCTAATGGTGAAAAGTTAGACAAAGCACTTTCACAATTGGATTTTATGGTATCCCTTGATTATTTCGTTACTGAAACCAGCCGTCATGCGAATATTATTTTGCCGCCGGTATCGCCGCTAGAGCGTGATCATTATGACGTTACCTTTAATGGCTTTGCTGTGCATAACGTGGCTAAGTATTCTCCCGCTTTATTTGCCAAGAAAGCGAATGAAAAACACGATTGGGAAATTAACCTAGAACTTGCCAAGCGCTTAGATAAAAATGCGCCTTTTGCCACCAAAGTCGAGCGCTGGTTAACCAAAATTTTTGGACCTAAGTTTTTACTCGATCAAGGTTTAAAGCGTGGGCCTTATGAAGGCATCAATCTGAAGAAACTAAATAAAAATCCTCATGGTATTGATTTAGGGCCTTTGCAAAGTATGTTGCCAAAAGCCTTAAAACATAAAGACAAGCAGATTCATTTGAATGTCGATTTCTATCAAGCGGATTTAGATCGCGTGAAAGACATGATGCAGCAATACGATGATAGCCAGATTCTATTAATTGGCCGTCGCCATGTACGCAGTAATAATTCGTGGCTGCACAATAGCCATCGCTTAGTGAAAGGGAAATCTCGCTGTACCTTAATGCTGCATCCTGAAACAGCAAAGCAGCAAGGCATTGAAGACGGTCAAAACGTGAAAGTCAGCTCTCGGGTTGGCAGCGTGATTATCGCAGCAGAAGTCACCGATGAACTGATGCCTGGGGTAGTGAGTATTCCTCACGGTTGGGGACATGGGCGCAAAGGCGTTAAGCAAAAAATTGCCCAAGCTCATGCGGGTGTCAGCGTTAACGATCTTACCGACGATACCTTGATTGACCAATTGAGTGGCAATGCTGCGGTGAATGGCGTTCCTGTTAGTTTAGAAGCGGTACCATTAGAGGTGCATAAGCTGGAGACGGCTGAATCACAGGCTTGA